A single genomic interval of Spirosoma taeanense harbors:
- a CDS encoding DUF2911 domain-containing protein has translation MNHAVAYRIMILLLASFLVNLSGWAQGDKASRPSPPATASGKINGATITVNYSSPSVKGRKVWDSSGNLAPYGKVWRAGANEATLFETDKEIKIEGKSLPAGKYSLFAIPDENEWKFIFNSQTGQWGIKRGGEANRDPANDVLTVSAKPVQSSMNERLVYEVTDKGVTLKWDTVEVPISIK, from the coding sequence ATGAACCATGCAGTAGCTTACCGAATAATGATCCTGCTTTTGGCCAGTTTTCTGGTTAACCTGTCAGGCTGGGCCCAGGGCGACAAAGCAAGTCGGCCCAGCCCTCCGGCAACGGCGAGTGGAAAAATTAACGGGGCCACTATCACTGTTAACTATTCAAGTCCCTCCGTAAAAGGAAGAAAAGTCTGGGACTCCAGCGGAAATCTGGCGCCTTACGGTAAAGTCTGGCGGGCCGGTGCCAATGAGGCTACTCTTTTCGAAACCGATAAAGAGATCAAGATCGAAGGGAAGTCCTTACCGGCCGGCAAGTACAGTTTGTTTGCCATTCCTGATGAGAATGAGTGGAAATTTATATTTAATTCTCAGACTGGTCAGTGGGGAATTAAACGGGGAGGTGAAGCCAATCGCGACCCGGCCAATGATGTTCTGACAGTTTCGGCCAAGCCAGTACAATCTTCCATGAACGAGCGGCTCGTTTATGAAGTTACCGACAAAGGAGTTACGCTGAAATGGGACACGGTTGAAGTGCCGATTTCCATCAAGTAA
- a CDS encoding penicillin-binding protein 1A, translating into MNEYRGRFRAVRHAFGAFRRRVRQRRAQLGNVKRGVGRQIYRQTVRVAGEERVSSWTAAYRAFRDRLRSTVHQYIDPDSWYYPYLKGGLKAALYGALALGIYVFILNYNFLYLTGAMPSVEELRNPKLNQASEIYSQDGVMIGKFYAENRTPIKFENIPEPLINALIATEDIRFFNHGGIDPRAIGRAVVNLGSDGGGSTITQQLAKNLFKTRRKQNKGFLTRIPGIRAIIYKSKEWLMALKLERNFTKQEILTYYFNTVDFGSNSFGLKTAARTFFNKDPDSLNVQEGAVLVGLQKATTAYNPLKNPKRSQERRNVVLNQMAKYNFLTQAQADSISALPLVTEYTPENPYSGPASYLKNAVQDFVKKWGEENGYDLYTDGLHIVTTIDSRMQNYAEEATAEKMKQLQHTFDNHWRGRNPWTDENGDELPGFIDSVARRTERYKTLSKRFLPLYPDSIMYYMKNKKYKMRVFSWDSKRGYDSTEMTPYDSIAYYKHFLQSGMVAMDPHTGYIRAWVGGLDYDYFKYDHVKQGRRQPGSTFKPFVYTAAIDDTLVNMSPCDRIQDRPFRKSYRENGEEKVWEPRNSTGYYSYSNMTLRRALARSVNSITAQLTDRVTPERVAEYAHRMGIRSRLDAVPSIGLGSSDVSLYELVGAYCTFVNEGEAIEPIIVQRIEDRDGKEIQTFSPKRKQAINPETAFLMRYMLQGGLQEPGGTSQNLWSFSLWKNGHEMGGKTGTTSNNSDGWFVGLSNNLVVGAWVGGDDRSIHFRSTDLGEGAKTALPLVGRFLEKVYADPKFKNLQGPFPKPKISITKDYMNCGYDYNEESDESDSTDTSDELGDSTFIPVIPPPDALPPPDTTNTQ; encoded by the coding sequence ATGAATGAATATAGGGGGCGATTCCGCGCCGTCCGGCACGCTTTTGGAGCGTTTCGGCGACGAGTTCGACAACGCCGGGCGCAGCTTGGCAACGTAAAACGCGGGGTTGGCCGACAAATCTACCGGCAGACAGTTCGAGTAGCTGGTGAAGAACGAGTCAGTTCCTGGACGGCTGCCTACCGCGCATTCCGCGACCGGCTTCGCTCAACAGTCCATCAGTATATTGATCCTGATTCCTGGTATTATCCGTATTTGAAAGGCGGCCTCAAAGCTGCGCTTTACGGTGCTCTCGCACTGGGCATTTACGTATTCATCCTGAACTACAATTTCCTGTACCTCACGGGTGCCATGCCCAGCGTGGAGGAGCTGCGAAATCCTAAGCTGAATCAGGCCTCCGAGATTTATTCCCAGGACGGGGTAATGATCGGAAAGTTTTACGCCGAAAACCGGACGCCCATCAAGTTTGAGAATATTCCAGAACCGCTGATCAACGCCCTGATTGCTACTGAAGACATACGCTTTTTCAATCATGGGGGTATTGACCCGCGCGCGATTGGCCGGGCGGTGGTTAACCTGGGTAGCGACGGCGGTGGTTCAACCATTACCCAACAGCTGGCCAAGAACCTGTTCAAAACCCGACGTAAACAGAACAAGGGCTTCCTGACTCGCATTCCGGGCATCCGCGCAATTATTTATAAATCCAAAGAATGGCTGATGGCGCTGAAGCTGGAGCGCAACTTTACAAAACAGGAAATTCTGACGTATTACTTTAATACGGTTGATTTCGGCAGCAACTCATTCGGTCTTAAAACGGCGGCCCGCACGTTTTTCAACAAAGATCCCGATAGCCTGAACGTGCAGGAAGGAGCCGTTCTGGTCGGTTTACAGAAAGCGACGACGGCTTACAACCCGCTTAAAAACCCCAAACGCTCACAAGAACGGCGGAATGTAGTGCTCAACCAGATGGCGAAGTACAACTTTCTGACCCAGGCCCAGGCTGACTCGATCAGTGCTCTGCCGCTGGTTACGGAGTATACGCCGGAAAATCCATACTCCGGCCCGGCCAGCTACCTCAAAAATGCTGTGCAGGATTTTGTGAAAAAATGGGGCGAAGAGAACGGCTACGACCTCTACACGGATGGTCTGCACATTGTTACGACCATTGACTCGCGGATGCAGAACTATGCCGAGGAAGCGACCGCCGAGAAAATGAAACAGTTGCAGCATACGTTCGATAACCACTGGCGGGGCCGTAACCCCTGGACCGATGAGAACGGTGACGAACTGCCGGGCTTTATTGATTCCGTAGCCCGCCGGACCGAACGCTACAAAACTCTTAGCAAACGGTTTCTGCCGCTGTACCCGGATTCGATCATGTATTACATGAAGAACAAGAAGTACAAGATGCGGGTCTTTAGCTGGGACAGCAAGCGCGGATACGATTCGACCGAAATGACACCCTATGATTCGATTGCCTACTATAAGCACTTTTTGCAGTCGGGCATGGTGGCGATGGACCCCCATACCGGCTACATCCGGGCGTGGGTTGGCGGACTGGACTACGATTATTTTAAATATGACCACGTAAAACAAGGTCGGCGGCAGCCGGGCTCCACGTTCAAACCGTTTGTGTACACCGCGGCCATTGATGACACACTGGTGAATATGAGCCCCTGCGACCGGATTCAGGACCGCCCCTTCCGCAAATCGTATCGCGAAAATGGTGAAGAAAAAGTGTGGGAGCCCCGCAACTCAACCGGCTACTATTCGTATTCCAACATGACTCTGCGCCGGGCATTGGCCCGCTCAGTGAACTCCATTACGGCCCAGCTAACCGATCGTGTAACGCCGGAGCGGGTAGCCGAATATGCACATCGAATGGGTATCAGAAGCCGCCTGGATGCCGTACCTTCTATCGGGCTTGGCTCGTCGGATGTGTCGTTATATGAGCTGGTAGGCGCTTACTGTACATTTGTCAACGAGGGTGAAGCGATCGAGCCGATTATCGTACAGCGTATCGAAGACCGGGATGGGAAAGAGATTCAGACATTTTCGCCGAAACGTAAACAGGCCATAAATCCGGAAACAGCATTTTTGATGCGTTACATGCTCCAGGGCGGTTTACAGGAGCCGGGCGGTACGTCGCAGAACCTGTGGTCATTTAGTTTATGGAAAAATGGCCACGAAATGGGCGGCAAAACCGGTACTACATCAAATAACTCCGATGGCTGGTTTGTTGGGCTGTCAAATAACCTGGTGGTTGGCGCCTGGGTTGGGGGCGACGACCGGAGTATCCACTTCCGCTCAACAGACCTTGGCGAAGGCGCAAAAACGGCTTTACCACTGGTTGGCCGGTTCCTGGAAAAGGTCTATGCCGACCCGAAGTTTAAAAACCTGCAGGGACCATTTCCAAAGCCTAAGATCTCGATTACAAAAGATTACATGAATTGTGGCTATGATTATAACGAAGAGTCGGATGAGTCAGACTCCACCGATACGTCAGATGAACTGGGAGATTCGACGTTTATACCGGTGATACCGCCCCCGGACGCACTGCCTCCGCCGGACACCACAAATACGCAGTAA
- the msrB gene encoding peptide-methionine (R)-S-oxide reductase MsrB — MKHYLLLLFPTWLLSGFAFLSACQSTASDQTVAQTAQTTDEKPPGGRRVVKTNAEWKKTLTPDQYAVLREHGTERAFTSPLNEVHEHGTFYCAGCHNPLFSSDTKFDSGTGWPSFYKPIAKNAVRETTDKAYGMVRTEVLCNVCGGHLGHVFDDGPKPTGLRYCMNGVAMTFEKK; from the coding sequence ATGAAACATTACCTGCTTTTATTATTTCCAACCTGGTTATTATCGGGTTTTGCGTTCCTAAGTGCCTGTCAATCCACCGCATCTGATCAGACCGTTGCCCAGACTGCGCAAACTACCGACGAGAAGCCACCGGGCGGTCGGCGGGTAGTTAAAACAAATGCTGAATGGAAGAAAACTTTGACACCAGATCAGTACGCCGTTTTGCGCGAACATGGTACGGAAAGGGCTTTTACGAGTCCTTTGAATGAGGTTCATGAGCATGGCACCTTCTATTGTGCGGGCTGCCACAATCCTCTTTTTTCATCGGATACCAAGTTTGATTCCGGTACAGGCTGGCCAAGTTTTTATAAACCCATTGCCAAAAATGCCGTTCGGGAAACGACCGATAAGGCTTACGGTATGGTCCGCACTGAAGTTTTATGCAATGTTTGTGGCGGTCACCTGGGACACGTTTTTGACGACGGCCCCAAGCCGACAGGCCTTCGCTACTGTATGAACGGTGTAGCCATGACTTTTGAGAAGAAATAA
- a CDS encoding anti-sigma factor — protein MESYVMGAVSDQERREVDCLSAIYPEIRQEMDQLSLAMENYALLHSVEPPADLKQKIMAQVTFEKRSEPIIRPMPVERPSGPTYRVTWIVAASVGLLMLIFSFFLLSQLRSNQETLTALRTSNSSLQTEIRQLRDRQTQSDQTLALLRQPGLRTLELRGNDKAPKGDLIVFWNPRTRQVAVEVRSLPALPPDQQYQLWSLVDGKPIDAGVFDANSADKIVQQLRRPIGQADAFAVTVEKRGGSPTPTLSTLLAMTPVNA, from the coding sequence TTGGAATCCTACGTTATGGGCGCCGTCAGCGACCAGGAGCGACGGGAGGTTGATTGCTTATCAGCTATTTACCCCGAAATCCGGCAGGAGATGGACCAGCTTAGTCTGGCCATGGAGAATTATGCCCTGCTGCATAGCGTAGAACCACCAGCCGATTTGAAGCAGAAAATAATGGCCCAGGTTACGTTCGAGAAGCGTAGTGAGCCTATTATTCGGCCAATGCCGGTTGAGCGTCCTTCCGGTCCTACTTACCGGGTCACCTGGATCGTAGCGGCTTCGGTTGGGTTACTTATGCTTATCTTCTCGTTCTTTCTGCTCTCCCAGCTTCGCTCGAATCAGGAAACGTTAACGGCTCTGCGCACAAGCAATAGTTCGCTGCAGACCGAAATTCGTCAGCTGCGGGACCGACAAACCCAGAGTGACCAGACCCTGGCGCTGCTCCGACAGCCAGGTTTGCGAACATTGGAGCTACGGGGGAATGACAAAGCCCCTAAAGGCGATCTAATTGTGTTCTGGAACCCCCGGACCCGGCAGGTCGCGGTTGAGGTTCGCTCCTTACCTGCCCTGCCGCCGGACCAGCAGTATCAGCTCTGGTCACTGGTAGATGGCAAGCCAATTGACGCCGGTGTTTTTGACGCGAACAGCGCCGATAAAATTGTCCAGCAATTACGCCGGCCGATTGGCCAAGCCGATGCCTTTGCTGTAACGGTCGAAAAACGCGGAGGCAGCCCTACCCCAACGCTCTCCACGCTGCTGGCAATGACGCCGGTGAACGCCTGA
- a CDS encoding RNA polymerase sigma factor, which yields MKRQSSLVSESILIEKLTQRDEQAFHWLYDQYSPALYGVVLRIVRDEEHAQDLVQDIFVKIWKNLDSYDASKGRLFTWMLNVARNTAIDALRAQKTQPSSSNAIRTDEDNVHIVDRQHHTEQPNSDYIGVQEVVNQLRPERKQLIDLVYFGGYTHEEAADKLNLPLGTVKTRIRAALQELKQLFKS from the coding sequence GTGAAACGTCAGTCATCTTTAGTATCGGAGAGCATTCTGATCGAAAAGCTTACCCAGCGCGATGAGCAGGCTTTCCATTGGCTGTACGATCAATATTCGCCTGCCCTCTACGGCGTAGTGCTGCGTATCGTGCGCGATGAAGAGCACGCCCAGGATCTGGTGCAGGATATCTTCGTTAAAATCTGGAAGAATTTAGATAGCTATGATGCCAGCAAAGGCCGGCTGTTTACGTGGATGTTAAACGTTGCCCGCAACACCGCCATTGATGCGCTACGGGCCCAAAAGACACAGCCTTCTTCATCTAACGCAATCCGAACCGACGAAGACAACGTACATATTGTCGACCGTCAGCATCACACCGAGCAACCCAACTCCGATTACATCGGCGTCCAGGAAGTGGTGAACCAGTTGCGGCCTGAACGTAAACAGTTAATTGACCTGGTCTACTTCGGGGGATATACCCACGAAGAAGCCGCTGATAAACTGAATTTACCGCTCGGAACGGTTAAGACCCGGATTCGGGCTGCATTACAGGAACTAAAGCAGTTATTTAAATCATGA
- a CDS encoding fasciclin domain-containing protein: MKIKQTTGLFALVAALLSPSVEAQTTPAGTATPTTYPQGAVVSDSMPASRSSRQRGRTTNRQRNRDNRSMQNQNSTTNTRQEGEYRQSSSSNGTSINNSNSTNYNSNNVTTAPTGVGSNPNATPPNDQSSEPKDNASRQQNSGATKTGTAEAITGAPRANATPAVEVGSTARNTSVGDFVSSSPNFITLQNALQSADLFDMLKGSGPYTLFAPSNSAFKKLPANVQNGLLEGRNRDALKQLLSYHVVQGAMSMDELTQRIKTGGGSAQLQTTAGGTLTAKLGSNGRVTLTDEQGHTASVDANATPQSNGVFYGIDAVLMSKAGMTAFR; this comes from the coding sequence ATGAAAATCAAGCAAACTACCGGCCTTTTCGCTTTAGTTGCTGCGCTACTCAGCCCTTCTGTTGAAGCCCAGACTACGCCTGCCGGCACCGCTACGCCAACAACGTATCCTCAGGGTGCCGTTGTTTCAGATTCAATGCCCGCATCGCGCTCGTCCCGCCAGCGAGGACGTACAACTAACCGTCAGCGCAACCGTGATAACCGCAGTATGCAGAATCAGAATTCCACGACAAATACCCGGCAGGAAGGCGAATACCGCCAGAGTTCATCGAGCAACGGCACGAGCATCAACAACAGCAATTCGACGAATTATAACAGCAATAACGTAACCACGGCTCCCACGGGTGTCGGCAGCAACCCGAACGCTACGCCCCCCAACGACCAGAGCAGCGAGCCAAAAGACAATGCCAGCCGCCAGCAGAACAGCGGAGCGACAAAGACTGGTACGGCCGAAGCCATTACCGGTGCACCCCGCGCGAATGCCACACCCGCCGTCGAGGTGGGTAGTACCGCCCGCAACACCAGCGTCGGTGACTTTGTTTCGTCTTCTCCCAACTTCATTACGTTGCAGAACGCCCTCCAGTCGGCTGACCTGTTCGACATGCTGAAAGGCTCCGGGCCTTATACCTTGTTTGCGCCATCGAACAGCGCCTTCAAGAAATTACCGGCTAATGTGCAGAATGGTTTACTGGAAGGACGTAACCGGGACGCCCTCAAACAACTGTTATCCTACCACGTGGTGCAGGGAGCAATGAGTATGGATGAGCTTACCCAACGCATCAAAACAGGGGGAGGTAGCGCTCAGCTACAAACCACCGCCGGCGGAACGCTCACGGCGAAGCTTGGCTCGAACGGCCGCGTCACGCTGACCGATGAACAGGGTCATACGGCTTCCGTTGATGCCAATGCCACTCCTCAGTCGAATGGTGTTTTTTACGGTATTGATGCGGTCTTGATGTCCAAAGCGGGCATGACCGCTTTCCGTTAA
- the amaB gene encoding L-piperidine-6-carboxylate dehydrogenase: MQSILPHPTQPVKPGTSTGQQYWQSTEKILDSYSPADGQLIARVHPSTRADYDRVIETAQAAFREWRLVPAPRRGEIVRQMGDQFRRYKRELGTLVSYEMGKTLQEGLGEVQEIIDICDFAVGQSRQLYGLAMQSERPAHRMLEQWHPLGVVGIISAFNFPVAVWSWNAMIAWVCGDVCVWKPSEKTPLTALACQQIIGEVLRNNDVPEGVSCLITGGRDAGEWLARDPRVALVSATGSTRMGKAVAEAVAGRLGRSLLELGGNNAIIVSEYADLDLAIPAIVFGAVGTAGQRCTTTRRIIVQESIYEDVKNRLKNAYTQLRIGNPLDESFHVGPLIDRQAVKDYQTAVQEIRTMGGRFVVEPGLVEGLGFESGCYVRPCIAEAENHWPIVQRETFVPILYMLPYSSLDDAIAQQNGVPQGLSSAIFTLNLREAEYFLAVTGSDCGIANVNIGTSGAEIGGAFGGEKETGGGRESGSDAWKAYMRRQTNTINYGTTMPLAQGISFEL, from the coding sequence ATGCAGTCTATTCTTCCCCATCCTACTCAGCCTGTAAAACCCGGAACCAGTACTGGTCAGCAGTACTGGCAGTCTACGGAGAAAATCTTGGATTCCTATTCGCCTGCCGACGGGCAGCTCATTGCGCGGGTACACCCATCCACCCGCGCCGACTACGACCGCGTCATCGAAACGGCGCAGGCCGCTTTTCGCGAATGGCGGCTCGTGCCGGCTCCGCGCCGGGGCGAAATTGTTCGACAAATGGGCGACCAGTTTCGTCGGTACAAGCGCGAACTCGGCACGCTCGTCAGTTATGAGATGGGCAAAACGCTCCAGGAAGGTCTGGGCGAGGTTCAGGAAATCATCGACATCTGCGATTTTGCGGTGGGTCAGTCGCGGCAGTTGTATGGCCTTGCCATGCAGTCTGAACGACCCGCCCACCGGATGCTGGAGCAGTGGCATCCGCTCGGAGTTGTCGGGATTATTTCGGCGTTCAACTTTCCGGTAGCCGTCTGGTCGTGGAATGCCATGATCGCCTGGGTGTGCGGGGATGTGTGTGTCTGGAAACCATCCGAGAAAACCCCCCTGACGGCCCTGGCCTGTCAGCAGATTATTGGCGAAGTGCTGCGTAACAACGACGTACCCGAAGGCGTCTCCTGCCTCATTACGGGTGGCCGCGATGCAGGCGAGTGGCTGGCCCGTGATCCGCGCGTTGCGCTGGTGTCGGCAACGGGCAGCACCCGAATGGGTAAGGCCGTGGCCGAAGCCGTGGCGGGCCGTCTGGGGCGGAGTCTGCTGGAACTGGGCGGGAACAATGCAATCATTGTTTCTGAATATGCCGACCTGGACCTGGCTATCCCGGCGATTGTGTTCGGTGCCGTTGGTACGGCAGGACAGCGCTGCACGACAACCCGCCGGATCATTGTGCAGGAAAGTATTTACGAGGATGTGAAAAACCGGCTGAAAAACGCGTACACGCAGTTACGAATTGGTAATCCACTGGACGAGTCCTTCCACGTCGGACCGCTGATTGACCGGCAGGCGGTGAAGGACTACCAGACCGCTGTGCAGGAAATCCGAACTATGGGAGGGCGGTTTGTGGTTGAGCCGGGTTTGGTCGAAGGATTAGGATTTGAGTCGGGCTGTTACGTTCGGCCCTGTATTGCCGAAGCCGAGAACCACTGGCCAATTGTGCAGCGCGAAACGTTCGTGCCGATCCTGTATATGCTCCCATACAGCTCGTTAGACGATGCTATTGCGCAGCAGAATGGCGTCCCGCAGGGCTTATCCTCGGCAATCTTTACGTTAAATCTGCGCGAAGCCGAGTATTTTCTGGCGGTGACCGGCTCCGACTGCGGCATTGCCAACGTCAATATTGGTACGTCGGGGGCCGAGATTGGGGGTGCCTTCGGGGGCGAAAAAGAAACCGGCGGAGGCCGTGAGTCCGGTTCAGATGCCTGGAAAGCGTATATGCGCCGACAAACCAACACGATCAATTACGGCACCACAATGCCGCTGGCGCAGGGAATCTCATTCGAGTTGTAA
- a CDS encoding aldose 1-epimerase, with translation MPFTITTEPFGPLPLATEREPLTEYILEYPGTGEFLTVIPEYGGIIRRLVLRKGKNLYALIHAPESPQALVADESYASALLFPFASRIRHGIFTFEGEAYALKMNEVSRDNALHGFVHGKPFTVVNQETTPNHASLTIRYDYTGDTVGYPFPFTFTVTYELTRADWLELGSAPNADRLCALRIIYSVLNIGTTRCPVSFGWHPYFSLNDEPVDDLMLTLPQRTTIILDGDMIPNGRQPTEPAETISLRDRQIDTPFQIEPTGETSTGIRFAETVLSSAKAGVRLIVGQQTGVGKLNYLVCYTPPRRDRIAIEPQTANVNALNNGEGLVVLNPGETFSGSMWVRLD, from the coding sequence ATGCCATTTACCATTACTACCGAGCCGTTTGGCCCGTTGCCGCTAGCTACGGAGCGCGAACCACTAACCGAGTATATACTTGAGTACCCCGGAACAGGCGAGTTCCTGACCGTAATTCCCGAGTACGGGGGTATTATCCGCCGATTGGTGCTACGCAAAGGCAAAAATCTGTATGCGCTGATCCATGCGCCTGAATCGCCCCAGGCGCTGGTAGCCGACGAATCATACGCCAGTGCGCTGCTGTTTCCATTCGCGAGCCGGATTCGTCACGGCATTTTTACCTTCGAGGGCGAAGCCTACGCCCTTAAGATGAACGAAGTGAGCCGTGATAATGCGCTGCATGGCTTCGTGCACGGCAAGCCGTTTACGGTTGTGAATCAGGAAACTACTCCTAATCACGCCAGTTTAACCATCCGGTATGATTACACCGGCGATACAGTAGGCTATCCGTTTCCCTTTACATTTACGGTAACCTATGAATTAACCCGCGCCGACTGGCTGGAACTCGGTAGCGCCCCCAATGCCGACCGGCTGTGCGCCCTGCGGATTATTTACTCAGTCCTGAATATCGGCACGACCCGCTGTCCCGTTTCTTTTGGCTGGCATCCGTACTTTTCGCTGAACGACGAACCCGTAGACGACCTGATGCTGACGCTGCCGCAGCGAACAACCATCATTCTAGACGGCGACATGATTCCGAACGGTCGCCAGCCGACCGAACCCGCCGAAACCATCAGTCTGCGTGATCGCCAGATTGACACTCCGTTCCAGATTGAACCCACGGGCGAAACTTCAACCGGTATTCGTTTTGCCGAAACTGTTCTGTCATCCGCCAAAGCGGGCGTCCGCCTGATCGTGGGCCAGCAAACCGGTGTGGGTAAACTCAATTATCTGGTTTGCTATACGCCACCCCGGCGCGACAGAATCGCGATTGAACCCCAGACGGCCAACGTCAATGCGCTCAATAATGGCGAGGGCCTGGTTGTGCTGAACCCCGGTGAAACGTTTAGTGGATCGATGTGGGTCCGACTTGACTAG
- a CDS encoding TIGR02757 family protein has product MTHDELADILNTKADQYNRPSFIERDPISIPHRFTQKQDIEIMGFWAAVLAWGQRPVILRKASELVELMDGAPYDFIRNHQETDLKRFLAFKHRTFNATDALYFLHFFHRYYQQNDSLEDAFLPETTPHPSAEQALIVFHDRFCCDPYFPDRTRKHIATPARNSSCKRLLMFLRWMVRRDDRGVDFGLWTRLQPAQLVMPIDVHVNRVARKLGLLTRQVGKSAQPDWKAALELTGVLRQFDPADPVRYDFALFGLGVEGEM; this is encoded by the coding sequence TTGACGCACGACGAACTTGCTGATATACTCAATACGAAGGCCGATCAATACAATCGGCCTTCATTTATTGAACGTGATCCCATTAGTATTCCCCATCGGTTTACCCAGAAACAGGACATTGAGATTATGGGGTTCTGGGCTGCCGTTCTGGCCTGGGGGCAGCGACCAGTTATTCTCAGGAAGGCTAGTGAACTGGTTGAGTTAATGGACGGTGCACCGTATGATTTTATACGTAACCATCAGGAAACGGACCTGAAGCGGTTTCTGGCGTTCAAACACCGCACCTTCAACGCGACCGACGCGCTTTACTTCCTGCATTTCTTTCACCGGTATTATCAGCAGAATGACTCGCTGGAGGATGCTTTTTTGCCGGAGACTACTCCTCACCCATCGGCTGAGCAGGCCCTGATTGTCTTCCACGACCGGTTTTGCTGCGACCCGTATTTCCCCGACCGCACCCGCAAGCATATCGCCACCCCTGCCCGCAACTCATCCTGCAAGCGGCTGCTGATGTTTTTACGCTGGATGGTCCGGCGCGACGACCGGGGGGTTGACTTTGGGCTATGGACACGGCTGCAACCAGCACAACTGGTCATGCCCATTGATGTTCACGTCAACCGCGTTGCCCGCAAGCTGGGTTTACTCACTCGTCAGGTGGGTAAATCTGCACAGCCCGACTGGAAAGCCGCGCTTGAACTAACTGGCGTTCTCCGCCAATTTGACCCGGCCGATCCCGTCCGGTATGACTTTGCGCTGTTCGGTCTGGGCGTAGAAGGCGAAATGTGA
- a CDS encoding LysM peptidoglycan-binding domain-containing protein, with protein sequence MKTYIPLFVLPLLMGSIAHAHTVADSVGVEKKDGKRFILHRVDQGQTLYSIARRYRSSVDAIRSANPDLDDAVRYDHVVRIPIPDGALSRKEAKAIDKAIRKEEKALKRDVKEADNANPVVSSKAADKKADAETRKNDDPAKAGIHIVEPGQTLYSLAVRYGVSQADLRRWNSLGNDNVLIGQALIVSEKAYVVRVPATSSPSVTAKASAPERPAETRSAESRTETPPRTAEARSKPEPARPERTIESRPAETRPVATSKRPDESSTAKTESRPTAAPKAEEVEVEMPRPGNDAPMPTRGRRIATSGVAEMIEGADESGKYLALHRTAPIGTLVQVRNEFNNQSLWVKVIGRLPDTGVNDKILIKLSTQAFAKLSPEDRRFRAEVSYIVK encoded by the coding sequence ATGAAAACGTACATCCCTCTCTTTGTCCTGCCGCTGCTGATGGGCAGCATTGCCCACGCCCATACCGTGGCCGATTCGGTTGGTGTTGAGAAGAAAGACGGTAAACGATTCATTCTTCATCGGGTCGATCAGGGGCAGACGCTTTATTCCATTGCCCGTCGCTACCGCAGCTCGGTGGATGCCATCCGAAGTGCCAATCCTGACCTGGACGATGCCGTCCGTTACGATCATGTCGTGCGGATTCCCATTCCGGATGGTGCCCTTAGCCGGAAAGAAGCCAAAGCGATTGACAAGGCGATCCGAAAGGAAGAAAAAGCCCTGAAGCGCGACGTAAAAGAAGCAGATAATGCAAACCCGGTGGTTTCGTCAAAAGCCGCCGATAAAAAAGCTGATGCCGAAACTCGAAAAAATGATGATCCTGCCAAGGCCGGTATTCATATTGTCGAGCCGGGGCAGACTCTGTACAGCCTGGCCGTTCGGTATGGCGTGTCGCAGGCCGACCTGCGCCGGTGGAACAGCCTTGGCAACGACAATGTACTGATTGGTCAGGCGTTGATTGTCAGTGAAAAAGCCTATGTCGTACGTGTTCCCGCTACGTCGTCGCCATCTGTGACAGCGAAAGCGTCAGCGCCCGAACGACCCGCTGAAACCCGGTCAGCAGAGTCACGTACGGAAACTCCCCCGCGAACGGCCGAAGCGCGCTCAAAACCAGAGCCAGCCCGACCCGAACGGACCATTGAATCGCGTCCGGCTGAAACGCGTCCGGTTGCGACCTCTAAGCGCCCCGACGAATCCAGTACGGCCAAAACTGAGAGCCGCCCGACTGCCGCGCCAAAAGCGGAAGAGGTTGAAGTCGAGATGCCCCGTCCGGGTAACGATGCCCCCATGCCAACACGCGGCCGACGGATTGCTACGAGTGGCGTGGCCGAGATGATCGAAGGGGCCGATGAATCGGGTAAATACCTCGCCCTCCACCGCACGGCCCCCATCGGCACGCTGGTCCAGGTTCGGAATGAGTTCAACAACCAGAGTCTGTGGGTTAAAGTGATTGGCCGGCTGCCAGACACGGGCGTGAACGATAAAATCCTGATTAAGCTATCAACCCAGGCGTTCGCGAAACTTTCTCCGGAGGATCGACGTTTTCGGGCTGAAGTAAGCTACATTGTTAAATAA